The Synechococcus sp. MVIR-18-1 region GCACTCTGTCATAATAAAATCACAAATATATTGGGCACAATTAATGGTTAAAGTTGAGCTTCGGGCTGCCAAGATTCCTGGATTGCCTGGCATCTTTGCAGATCATTATTGGCTTCTTGTTCTTCGTGGTGTCGAGAGCAGTCACAACCAAACGTGTGATCGTTGGGAGATATGGCAACATCCTCACCAAAACAATTCTTGCTGGGGGCATCTTCATAAAAACCTCTTGGATCCCTATCAGGGAGTGGGAAATGGACAATCTCGATTAATACAAAAATGGTTAAATGATGATGCTTTATTGATGGTTAAAAAGATTGAATCATCCCCAAGTAATTATCCATTCATTCAAAAATATAGATACTGGCCAGGCCCCAACAGCAACACTTTTGCTCAATGGGTCGTAAGCGATAAAATGGAATTAGGTGCTCGCGCAATTGGCAAAAGCTTTCCTCTTCCAGAATGAGCTAGATGACAATGCGATCAAGGTCTCGCTTTTTTTTCATTGATCTAGAAAGAGTGGCGTCATCACCTGCCCACCAAATGATCGTAAATCAATGACTTCCGTCAATATCCCTGATAGAAGAGGGCATGAATGACCAGCAACAAAACCACTCAACTTGGTCGGGCCGAGTTGGGAGCTAAGCACATCAACTGCTGTCTCGATTCATTGCCAACAGAACGATTAAGCGTATGGGGCAGAACGTTCAAGACACGTCTTGTCACTTGTTGGATTACCACCCAGCTTGGCTATTGACTTATAAAGATAGGGTCAACTCCTGACAAAGGATTGACTCCTCACACCCCCCAAAGAAGGCGTCAAACACCTTCTTTTTTTATGCCAAGCGGGTGGCCTACGTGGCACGCAAACTCTGGAAAACAGCCAAACAGAGCCGATCAACACTCATGTTTGTGAGGGGAGGTCTTGAATGAAAACACCATAAAAGGCGCAGACATCAGTACAACCAAGTCTGTACGTATCAGTTGGTTGACTGAGTGGCACGTGTTTATTAGTCATGGAGAAAGCCATCTCCTCACAAGATTTGGCTCCTCACACCCCCGAAGAAGGCGGATTCGCCTTCTTTTTTTATGACCTGGCATGGCACCAAGCCTGTCATCTGTGTGACCTTGCGATCAATGCATGGCTCTTCGCGGTGGTTGTCGGATGTTGACTCCCGTTCAAGATGGAGCTGTCAGCCATCGGTGGCTTGCCTTGTCTGATGTCTTTCCCCACCACACGCCCCCAGCAGCCTCGATGGGGCCATTAAAAGGATTCGCATGATTGGCTGGCTTCAAGGAGAACGAATCGAACACTGGAGTCAGGGCGGGCGTCAGGGATTGGTCATTGCTTGCGCCGGTGTGGGGTACGAAGTTCAACTTGCGTCGAGGTACTTGCAACCTCTCTCAGCAGGGACAACCTGCACCGTCTGGATTCATCAGGTGCAGAGAGACGATGGCTCGAGTTTATTTGGCTTCCCGGACCGAAGAGAACGGGACCTATTTCGAGTTCTGATCAGCGTGAATGGCGTTGGGCCTCAGGTGGGACTGGCGTTGCTGGAGAGCTGCAGCGCTGCAGACTTGATCGAAGCGATCATCGATGGAGACCTGCGTCGCCTCACCCAAGCGCAAGGTGTGGGCAAACGAACAGCAGAACGCCTTGCGGTAGAGCTTCGCGATCGTCTGAGTGCATGGAGTGCGGAGCGAGAAAGTGATCGTTCCGACCTCTCCCTTGTGGATAGGAGTGATCTCAAATCACTGCCAATTGAACCTGACCCACTGCAGGATTTACAGCTCACCCTCAGCACACTGGGATATGAGGATCTAGAGATCCGTCGCGCGATGCGCGCAGTGGCCACAGGGGCAGAAGTCCCGGCGTCGGATGACGGAGATGGGTGGTTACGCGCCAGTCTGCGTTGGTTGAACCGCCCTTCGGCGTAATCGTGCCCACGACAAGGTAAATTGGTTCTTTGCACAAGTAGGGCCGGACGCTTCGCATGTCGCTCGATACAACTGAAAAGCAGCAACTCATCAACAGTCACCAAACTCATGCCACCGACACCGGATCGGCAGAGGTTCAGGTCGCCATGCTCAGCGAGCGCATCTCCAAGCTCAGCGGCCATCTTCAGCAAAACATCCACGACTTTTCATCCCGCCAGGGTCTCCTGAAGATGATTGGACGTCGCAAGCGTCTGCTTGGTTACGTCCGTGGCAAGAGCGAGCAGCGCTATAGCGATCTCATTTCTAAACTTGGAATCCGCGGCTAAGCAAGCTGCACAGGACTTCAGGAGCCCATGGCTGATCGACGCAACTCTCTGCCCTTCGAGCCGCGCCGGTCAGCTGAAGGAACGAAATCACAATCCAAATCCAAACGAGCTGCTTCTGAATCAGGAAGTAGCCAACCCATTCCCAAGTCGGTGGCCAACCGAATGGCACGACGCGTGGCTATCGCCACAGGAATCCCTTCAATTATGGGGATGGGTGTTTTTGTAGGAAGCTATTTCCTGGTCTCACGGCAAATCATGGATGTTCCGCCAGGGATCACCTTGTTGGGCTCTGGCGGCTTCTTTTTGTTGGGTCTCGGAGGGCTGAGTTATGGCGTTCTATCAGCCAGCTGGGAACAAAATGCCGGAACTTTGCTTGGACTTGAGCACATCAAGCCAAATATTCAGCGCATGCGCGAATCCATTCGGGCTCAAAAGCAGAGTTAACTAATACTGTTATTCACACCGCAATTAATTCAATAGAGGTTCGCTGCATTTCACATTGAAGGCCTTTTCTTGGAGATGAAGAGCGGCAGCTGAAGCATCGCGTACACAAAACTGAGGCCCAAGTCGCACATAGCGAACCGTATTGCCCTGTCGAACGGCAGCAACAACGGGGACTCGAACTCCCAACTGTTCCTGATCTGGACGGAAAGCCTGCAAACATTCACGCAATTTGTGTTGGACGGCCACATCGCTGGCCTGTTCGGGATCAAGTTCCACCATCAGTAGACGCAGATCATCGATGGCTCGGCAGTCATCCACGATCAATTGCACGCGCTCGTCGCGGCGATCCACCGCTGCCCATACCAGCAAACGAGCCTCAGCCATCAAATGATCAGCCAAGCGTGCATAGCTCTTAGGAAAAACCACCGCTTCACAGGATCCAGTGAGGTCTTCCAGAGTCAACACCGCCATTCGATCTCCTTTGCGCGTAGTGACCTGACGCATCTCACTGATCATCGCGATTGCGCTGACCTTGGCTTTATCCGCTTGTTCTTCAAGACTCCCGAGCCCAATGGGAGCTAGAAGCTTCGCGGGAGGAGTGAGCTGTTTTAGCGGATGATCAGAGAGATAGAAACCAACAAGATCCTTCTCCAAACGGAGCTTTTCGGTGGGGTGGTAATCCTTCACCGCAGGAGCCTTTGGCGCCAAGCTGAGGTCGGTTGCCGCGTCATCCGCGCCGTCACTGGATGCCGCCATCAGATCAAACAAATTGCCTTGTCCACTGGCGCGATCTTTAGCCCTTGACGTGGCCCAATCAAGAAGAAGATCTAAATCAGCCATCAGTTGGGCCCGATTCGCCTCGGGCTCAAGAGCATCCATCGCTCCGCAATGGATCAGCGACTCCATACTTCTGCGATTGAGCACTGCAGAGGGAAGACGATCACACAGATCAGCAAGAGATTGGAACGCCCCCTCGGATTCCCTAGACCCAATCACGGCACGGATCGCGCCATCGCCAAGATTACGAACAGCAGACAACCCAAACAAAATGCGATCACCCTTAGGCGTGAAATCGATACCTGATGCATTGATATCAGGAGGCATCACTTCAATGCCCATCGCATTGCAATTGGAGATATAGCGCTGCACTTTGTCGCTGGCTCCAGCATTCACTGTGAGCAAAGCAGCCATATAAGCAACTGGGTAATGCGCTTTTAAATAGGCCGTTTGATAAGTAACAGCTCCATAGGCTGTGGAGTGGCTTTTATTAAAACAATATTCAGCAAACAACACCATCTGGTCAAAGAGTTCGTCAGCAATTTTTTGATCCACACCTCGATCGGAAGCACCCTGCACGAAGATCCCCCGATGTTTTTGCATTTCTGACACTTTTTTCTTTCCCATCGCGCGACGAAGCAGATCAGCTTCACCCAATGAATACCCGGCCATATCTTGAGCAATTTTCATGATTTGCTCTTGATAAACCATAATCCCATAGGTTTCTTGAAGGATCGGCTCAATGGAATGATGCGCAAAATCAATAGCCTCACGACCATGCTTTCGGTTAATAAATTTAGGAATTAATCCCGCATCTAAAGGACCAGGTCGATAAAGAGCCAAAATCGAAGAAATATCCTCCAAAGATGAGGGCTTTAGATCGCGAACGATCTGGCGCATTCCAGTGGATTCAAGCTGGAAGATTCCTTCCAAGTCACCACGGGCAAGCAGGGCATACGTTTCAGGGTCTTCAATTGGAAGCTTGTCTGGATCTATCCTTTCTCCACTCGTGGCAGCAACGAGCTCCAGAGTTTTATCGATCATCGTAAGGTTTTTAAGGCCTAGGAAGTCCATCTTCAGGAGTCCCATGGACTCCACATCTTCCATAAAGTACTGAGTAATAACCTGTCCATCGTTATTTCTCTGCAGAGGAACAAGTTCATCGAGAGGATCCGCTGCGATCACAACTCCAGCAGCATGAACTCCGTATGTTTTGTTAGTCCCTTCAATGCGCATCGCCATATCGACCCAGCGCTTGACGACTGGATCTTTCTTGTACTTCTCGCGAAATTCTGGATTGGGCGATTCCTCACCGATCATCGCTGCCAACTTGGCAGGCTTACCGCGTACGACCGGAATCAGTTTGGCTAGTCGATCAGCATCGCCATAGGGAATATCCAGCACTCTGGCCACATCTTTCAAGACCGCCTTGGAGGTCATACGGTTAAATGTGATGATCTGAGCCACCTTGTCTTCGCCGTAACGGCGGGTGACGTAATCAATCACTTCACCCCGACGTTCGATACAGAAATCGGTATCAATATCAGGCATCGACTTCCGTTCTGGATTCAGGAATCGCTCGAACAAGAGGCCATTACTAACAGGATCAATATTGGTAATTCCAAGGGCATAGGCCACCAGCGATCCAGCCGCTGAGCCTCGCCCAGGTCCAACGGGGATTCCCTGCTCCCTCGCAAAGCGGATGTAATCCCACACCACAAGGAAATAGGTAGGAAATCCCATCTGTTCCATGATCTTTAATTCATGGGACAACCGATCTCCATAGATGGGATCAATGGCTGTTTCGGAATCAATCTCCAAACGATTGCGTAAACCCTGCTCTGTTACTTCCTGCAAATAACTCACCGGAGTGTGTGGCTCTGGAATTGGGAAACGCGGCATCTGATACCGGCCAAGGATGTCGTAATCCTCAACCTTTTCAGCAACTAGAACAGTGTTGCTAATCGCTTCTGAGACCACATCTGGTTCGAGATGATCAGCAAAGAGTCGTGACATCTCCTCTTCACTTTTAAGATATTCAGTGCCTGTATAACGCAACCTTTTAACATCACTAATCAGCTTGCCGGTCAAAACACAGAGCAAAGCATCATGCGCTTCTACATCATTACGCGTGAGGTAATGAGCATCATTGGTAGCAATCAAACGAATTCCTAACTCTTTAGCAATTCGAACAATTTCTACATTGACAATGCGATCTTCAGGTGAGCCATGATCCTGAATTTCCAAGTAAAAGTCATCGCCAAAAGTCTCCTGATACCAAAGCGCCACATCACGTGCCACATCAGGGCGATCACGCATAATCGCCTGGGGAATTTCACCCCCGAGACAAGCGGTGGCCACAATTAAACCTTCGCCATATTGCTTCAGCAACTGTTTATCAACGCAGGCGCGGGAAAAGATTCCTCGTCCTCGCATCCCACGCAAATGGCTGATGCTGGTGAGCTTCACCAAATTGCGGTAGCCAGTGGCGTTCTTCGCCAACACCACGAGGTGATAGCGGCGCTCCTTTTTGGGTTGTGGGTCATCAATCGAACCGTTGATGACGTACATCTCATTGCCGATAATCGGCTTGATGCCTGCTCCTTTGCACAGCTTGAGAAGCTCTACGGCTCCATACATCACCCCGTGATCCGTGAGTGCCAGTGCCGGCATCCCTAATTCTTTGGCACGTTCCACCATCTGGGGAAGCTGTGAGGCTCCGTCCAAAAGGCTGTAGTCGCTGTGGTTATGGAGGGGAACAAATGCCATGCCACCAGCGTAAACGCATGCGCAAGATGTAGGGGTATCAACCCCTGCAAGCACTACATGCAGGGTGATGAGGAGATTTGATGCGGCTTCAAGCGGGAATAAAGCTTCCCTCAGGGCGTCGAGCCATCACATCTGCAGACTGCTCGTACTGATGGGCCACCTGGAGAAGCAAAGGTTCCTCGAGCACGTTGCCGATCAGTTGAACTCCGATCGGCAGCCCCGCGCTATCAAAACCACAAGGCACGTTGATGGCGGGTAGACCGGCCAGATTGGCAGGAATGGTGAGTAGATCCGCCAGGTACATCGCCAGGGGATCGTCTGCATGGGCACCCGCGGCAAAGGCGGTGGACGGAGCAGTGGGAGTGAGCAACACATCCACTGAGGCAAATGCCGTCTCGAAGTCTCGACGGATCAAGGTGCGAACCTGCTGAGCCTTGCGGTAGTAAGCGTCCACATATCCGGCAGAAAGGGCATAGGTCCCGATCAAAATGCGCCGTTGCACTTCACTACCAAAGCCTTCAGCTCGGCTTCGAGCTGTCATCGCAGCAAGGCTGGAAGCATCGTCAGCTCGAAAGCCGTACTTCACGCCGTCGTAGCGAGCCAAGTTGGCTGAAGCTTCGGATGGAGCGATGACGTAGTAGGTGGCAATCCCGTCGTTGAAACGAGGGCAGCTCACATCCACAAGCTCAGCCCCTAGAGACTGCAGAAGATCCGCAGCGGCAAGAACCGAAGCTTTGACCTGAGGATCGAGTCCGTCTTGATCAAAGCACTCACGCACCACTCCGATGCGCAGCCCACTCACCGAGCGACCAAGACGCTCGCGGTAATCGGGGACAGGGGCCTTAAGGCAGGTCGAATCTCGAGGATCTTCCCCAGCGATCGCTTGCAGCAGCTCGGCTGCATCCGACACAGATGTCGCAAAGGGGCCCACTTGGTCAAGCGAACTTGCAAAGGCCACAAGCCCATACCGACTCACGCGGCCATAGGTGGGCTTTAGACCCACCACGCCACAAAAGGATGCTGGTTGTCGGATGGATCCACCCGTATCAGACCCCAAGGACGCCATGCATTCACCCGCCGCAACGGCTGCTGCACTGCCTCCAGAACTCCCTCCAGGCACGTGCTCCGTGTTCCAGGGATTGGCTGTGGGTCCAAAAGCTGATGTTTCGGTTGAGCCGCCCATGGCGAACTCATCCAAATTGGTCTTTCCGATCAAAACAGCTCCAGAACGCCAGAGGCGATCCGTAACGGTGGATTCGTAGGGCGGAACAAAAGACTCCAGCATCCGGCTAGAGCAAGTTGTACGAATGCCTTTCGTGCAGAGGTTGTCCTTGATGGCGATCGGCACACCCGCCAAGGGCGGAAGATCCTCCCCTGAAGCACGAGCCTCATCTAAACGATCGGCATCGGCGCGAGCGCGATCGGCTGTGACCTCCAAAAAGGCATGAACGCTTGAATCAACTGCCTCAATTCGGGCCAGATGATGATCTGTCAGCTCCCTTGCGGAGACTTCACCGCGTTCAAGTTGCTGACGCCACTCGGCAATCGCCATCTGCAGGATTTGGGTTCCAACATTGACGCTATCAGCCGCAGCATCACCCTTGAGCGTTGATGGTTAGAGGTTCGGATCGACGGCAACGGAGAACCGAGTGATCCATCGAGGACGGTGCTTCTGAGGAAAGGTCGTCGAGAAAGGCCGGCAGGACTTGTTCGAGACCATTCTTGGTCACAAAAGGACCGAACCAATACGTGACATCAGGCCCATGAGTTTGGACACGAGCCCACCATGCAAAGCCAAGACCATTGGCGAGACTGCGGAGGGGCCTGATCAAGGGGCTCATGGAAGAGCGGTCGAGGTCAATATATTTTGCACTGCTTCAAGACATTTGCTCGAAATTAGAGATCAATACTCACTGCAAAAGCATCAGTTCCTGACATTTCAGACTCCTGCTCTAAATCAACACTGACCAGTGGACCCTCTGAGGCCT contains the following coding sequences:
- the rpsO gene encoding 30S ribosomal protein S15 produces the protein MSLDTTEKQQLINSHQTHATDTGSAEVQVAMLSERISKLSGHLQQNIHDFSSRQGLLKMIGRRKRLLGYVRGKSEQRYSDLISKLGIRG
- a CDS encoding DUF1816 domain-containing protein gives rise to the protein MSPLIRPLRSLANGLGFAWWARVQTHGPDVTYWFGPFVTKNGLEQVLPAFLDDLSSEAPSSMDHSVLRCRRSEPLTINAQG
- a CDS encoding DUF3750 domain-containing protein translates to MVKVELRAAKIPGLPGIFADHYWLLVLRGVESSHNQTCDRWEIWQHPHQNNSCWGHLHKNLLDPYQGVGNGQSRLIQKWLNDDALLMVKKIESSPSNYPFIQKYRYWPGPNSNTFAQWVVSDKMELGARAIGKSFPLPE
- a CDS encoding DNA polymerase III subunit alpha — protein: MAFVPLHNHSDYSLLDGASQLPQMVERAKELGMPALALTDHGVMYGAVELLKLCKGAGIKPIIGNEMYVINGSIDDPQPKKERRYHLVVLAKNATGYRNLVKLTSISHLRGMRGRGIFSRACVDKQLLKQYGEGLIVATACLGGEIPQAIMRDRPDVARDVALWYQETFGDDFYLEIQDHGSPEDRIVNVEIVRIAKELGIRLIATNDAHYLTRNDVEAHDALLCVLTGKLISDVKRLRYTGTEYLKSEEEMSRLFADHLEPDVVSEAISNTVLVAEKVEDYDILGRYQMPRFPIPEPHTPVSYLQEVTEQGLRNRLEIDSETAIDPIYGDRLSHELKIMEQMGFPTYFLVVWDYIRFAREQGIPVGPGRGSAAGSLVAYALGITNIDPVSNGLLFERFLNPERKSMPDIDTDFCIERRGEVIDYVTRRYGEDKVAQIITFNRMTSKAVLKDVARVLDIPYGDADRLAKLIPVVRGKPAKLAAMIGEESPNPEFREKYKKDPVVKRWVDMAMRIEGTNKTYGVHAAGVVIAADPLDELVPLQRNNDGQVITQYFMEDVESMGLLKMDFLGLKNLTMIDKTLELVAATSGERIDPDKLPIEDPETYALLARGDLEGIFQLESTGMRQIVRDLKPSSLEDISSILALYRPGPLDAGLIPKFINRKHGREAIDFAHHSIEPILQETYGIMVYQEQIMKIAQDMAGYSLGEADLLRRAMGKKKVSEMQKHRGIFVQGASDRGVDQKIADELFDQMVLFAEYCFNKSHSTAYGAVTYQTAYLKAHYPVAYMAALLTVNAGASDKVQRYISNCNAMGIEVMPPDINASGIDFTPKGDRILFGLSAVRNLGDGAIRAVIGSRESEGAFQSLADLCDRLPSAVLNRRSMESLIHCGAMDALEPEANRAQLMADLDLLLDWATSRAKDRASGQGNLFDLMAASSDGADDAATDLSLAPKAPAVKDYHPTEKLRLEKDLVGFYLSDHPLKQLTPPAKLLAPIGLGSLEEQADKAKVSAIAMISEMRQVTTRKGDRMAVLTLEDLTGSCEAVVFPKSYARLADHLMAEARLLVWAAVDRRDERVQLIVDDCRAIDDLRLLMVELDPEQASDVAVQHKLRECLQAFRPDQEQLGVRVPVVAAVRQGNTVRYVRLGPQFCVRDASAAALHLQEKAFNVKCSEPLLN
- a CDS encoding PAM68 family protein, which produces MADRRNSLPFEPRRSAEGTKSQSKSKRAASESGSSQPIPKSVANRMARRVAIATGIPSIMGMGVFVGSYFLVSRQIMDVPPGITLLGSGGFFLLGLGGLSYGVLSASWEQNAGTLLGLEHIKPNIQRMRESIRAQKQS
- the ruvA gene encoding Holliday junction branch migration protein RuvA produces the protein MIGWLQGERIEHWSQGGRQGLVIACAGVGYEVQLASRYLQPLSAGTTCTVWIHQVQRDDGSSLFGFPDRRERDLFRVLISVNGVGPQVGLALLESCSAADLIEAIIDGDLRRLTQAQGVGKRTAERLAVELRDRLSAWSAERESDRSDLSLVDRSDLKSLPIEPDPLQDLQLTLSTLGYEDLEIRRAMRAVATGAEVPASDDGDGWLRASLRWLNRPSA
- the gatA gene encoding Asp-tRNA(Asn)/Glu-tRNA(Gln) amidotransferase subunit GatA encodes the protein MAIAEWRQQLERGEVSARELTDHHLARIEAVDSSVHAFLEVTADRARADADRLDEARASGEDLPPLAGVPIAIKDNLCTKGIRTTCSSRMLESFVPPYESTVTDRLWRSGAVLIGKTNLDEFAMGGSTETSAFGPTANPWNTEHVPGGSSGGSAAAVAAGECMASLGSDTGGSIRQPASFCGVVGLKPTYGRVSRYGLVAFASSLDQVGPFATSVSDAAELLQAIAGEDPRDSTCLKAPVPDYRERLGRSVSGLRIGVVRECFDQDGLDPQVKASVLAAADLLQSLGAELVDVSCPRFNDGIATYYVIAPSEASANLARYDGVKYGFRADDASSLAAMTARSRAEGFGSEVQRRILIGTYALSAGYVDAYYRKAQQVRTLIRRDFETAFASVDVLLTPTAPSTAFAAGAHADDPLAMYLADLLTIPANLAGLPAINVPCGFDSAGLPIGVQLIGNVLEEPLLLQVAHQYEQSADVMARRPEGSFIPA